One genomic region from Pseudoduganella lutea encodes:
- the recG gene encoding ATP-dependent DNA helicase RecG → MAETKQSKPPVKKAAPSIESRLARLGLRTDMDLVLHLPMRYEDETEVTDIRAACLRGGQTSQVEGIVTKNEITYKPRKQMIVHIADDTGELMLRFMNFYGSQTRQLAEGTRVRARGELKHGFFGAEMVHPTYKVVNEGAPLPTSLTPVYPSGEGLSQHVLRRAIMEAMRRVDWTDTLPPRLVEKMQLHGFEPAVKLLHHPPQQVDEHALAERSHPAWIRMKFDELLAQQLSLKRAQDARRQKGAAPLEAVGTLTAAFQAALPFRLTNAQARVLEEVRADLRQPYPMQRLLQGDVGSGKTVVAALAATQAIDSGFQAALMAPTEILAEQHFRKIAAWMEPLGVKVAWLTGSLKKKEKMAASAMAESGEAQLVIGTHALIQDTVQFARLGLVIVDEQHRFGVGQRLTLRGKGADGLVPHQLMMSATPIPRTLAMTYYADLEVSVIDELPPGRTPIVTRVIDQNRRDEVIERVHAAALDGRQVYWVCPLIEESEALQLQTATETYETLAAALPDLQVGLVHGRMKPAEKQEVMDAFTAARVHVLVATTVIEVGVDVPNASLMVIEHAERFGLSQLHQLRGRVGRGSAASVCLLLYQSPLGHVAKQRLATMRETTDGFEIARRDLEIRGPGEFLGARQSGQAMLRFADLETDGWLVDQARDVAHALLHDPASERVVEAHLERWLGGREEFLKV, encoded by the coding sequence ATGGCCGAAACGAAGCAAAGCAAGCCCCCCGTGAAGAAAGCGGCCCCCTCGATCGAAAGCAGGCTGGCCCGGCTCGGGCTGCGCACCGACATGGACCTGGTGCTGCACCTGCCGATGCGCTATGAGGACGAGACCGAGGTCACCGACATCCGCGCGGCCTGCCTGCGCGGCGGGCAGACATCGCAGGTCGAAGGCATCGTCACGAAGAACGAGATCACCTACAAGCCGCGCAAGCAGATGATCGTGCACATCGCCGACGATACGGGCGAACTGATGCTGCGCTTCATGAATTTCTACGGCAGCCAGACCAGGCAGCTGGCCGAAGGCACGCGGGTGCGCGCCCGCGGCGAGCTGAAACACGGCTTCTTCGGCGCCGAGATGGTGCATCCCACTTACAAGGTGGTCAACGAAGGCGCACCGCTGCCCACGTCCCTCACTCCGGTCTACCCTTCCGGCGAAGGCCTGTCGCAGCACGTGCTGCGCCGCGCGATCATGGAGGCGATGCGCCGCGTGGACTGGACCGACACGTTGCCACCGAGGCTTGTCGAAAAGATGCAGCTGCATGGCTTCGAGCCGGCCGTGAAGCTGCTGCACCATCCGCCGCAACAGGTGGACGAGCATGCGCTGGCGGAGCGCTCGCATCCGGCGTGGATCCGCATGAAGTTCGACGAGCTGCTGGCCCAGCAGCTGTCGCTGAAGCGCGCGCAGGACGCGCGCCGGCAAAAAGGCGCGGCGCCGCTCGAGGCGGTGGGCACGCTGACCGCGGCATTCCAGGCTGCGTTGCCGTTCAGGCTCACGAATGCGCAGGCGCGCGTGCTCGAGGAAGTGCGCGCCGACCTGCGCCAGCCTTACCCGATGCAGCGGCTGCTGCAGGGCGACGTGGGCAGCGGCAAGACGGTGGTGGCCGCGCTGGCCGCCACGCAGGCCATCGACAGCGGCTTCCAGGCCGCGCTGATGGCGCCCACCGAAATCCTGGCCGAGCAGCATTTCAGGAAGATCGCCGCGTGGATGGAACCGCTGGGCGTGAAGGTGGCGTGGCTGACGGGCAGCTTGAAGAAGAAGGAAAAGATGGCCGCTTCGGCCATGGCCGAATCGGGCGAGGCGCAACTGGTGATCGGCACGCATGCGCTGATCCAGGACACCGTGCAGTTCGCCAGGCTGGGCCTCGTCATCGTCGACGAGCAGCACCGCTTCGGTGTCGGCCAGCGCCTCACCCTGCGCGGCAAGGGCGCGGACGGACTGGTGCCGCACCAGCTGATGATGTCCGCCACGCCGATCCCCCGCACGCTGGCGATGACGTATTACGCCGACCTGGAAGTGTCGGTGATCGACGAGCTGCCGCCGGGCCGCACGCCCATCGTCACGCGCGTGATCGACCAGAACCGGCGCGACGAAGTGATCGAGCGGGTGCACGCGGCCGCGCTGGATGGCCGCCAGGTGTACTGGGTCTGCCCGCTGATCGAGGAATCGGAAGCGCTGCAATTGCAGACCGCCACGGAAACCTACGAAACACTGGCCGCGGCGTTGCCCGACCTGCAGGTGGGCCTCGTGCATGGCCGCATGAAGCCGGCGGAGAAGCAGGAAGTGATGGATGCCTTCACCGCCGCCCGGGTGCACGTGCTGGTGGCCACCACGGTGATCGAGGTGGGCGTGGACGTGCCCAATGCGTCGCTGATGGTGATCGAGCATGCCGAACGCTTCGGCCTGTCGCAGCTGCACCAGCTGCGCGGGCGCGTGGGGCGCGGCTCGGCGGCCAGCGTGTGCCTGCTGCTGTATCAGAGCCCGCTGGGCCACGTGGCCAAGCAGCGCCTGGCCACGATGCGCGAGACCACCGATGGTTTCGAGATCGCCCGGCGCGACCTGGAAATCCGCGGTCCCGGTGAATTTCTTGGTGCCCGGCAATCCGGCCAGGCGATGCTGCGCTTTGCCGACCTGGAAACGGATGGCTGGCTGGTCGACCAGGCGCGCGACGTGGCGCACGCGCTGCTGCACGACCCGGCCAGCGAACGGGTGGTCGAAGCGCACCTGGAACGGTGGCTGGGCGGGCGCGAAGAGTTCCTGAAGGTCTAG
- the queA gene encoding tRNA preQ1(34) S-adenosylmethionine ribosyltransferase-isomerase QueA produces the protein MYSLSDFDFNLPPERIAQFPLPDRSASRLLHVDGSRLVDRKFTDILDLLQPGDLLVMNDTRVLKARFFGIKDSGGKVEVLVERVLDTRTVLAQVRASKSPGPGVKIRLADAFDVTVGERAGEFFTLKFDADVFDLIEQYGRLPLPPYIEHAPGEVDETRYQTVFNKVPGAVAAPTAGLHFDEALLQKLRDKGVNFAYVTLHVGAGTFQPVRTENLAEHKMHTEWYTMPQATVDAVKATRAAGRDVIAVGTTSLRALESASQSGTIEAGSADTALFITPGYAFKSVTRLITNFHLPKSTLLMLVSAFAGFDEIRAAYAHAIANEYRFFSYGDAMLLTTPNRA, from the coding sequence ATGTATTCGCTCTCCGATTTCGATTTTAACTTGCCGCCCGAGCGCATTGCTCAGTTTCCGCTGCCGGACCGCAGCGCGTCCCGCCTGTTGCACGTGGACGGCAGCCGCCTAGTCGACCGAAAATTCACCGATATCCTCGACCTGCTGCAGCCGGGCGACCTGCTGGTGATGAACGACACCCGCGTGCTGAAGGCGCGCTTCTTCGGCATCAAGGACAGCGGCGGCAAGGTCGAGGTACTGGTCGAGCGCGTGCTCGACACGCGCACCGTGCTGGCCCAGGTCCGTGCCTCGAAGTCGCCGGGACCCGGCGTGAAGATCCGCCTGGCCGACGCTTTCGACGTCACGGTGGGCGAGCGCGCCGGCGAATTCTTCACCCTGAAATTCGATGCCGACGTGTTCGACCTGATCGAACAGTACGGCCGCCTGCCGCTGCCGCCGTATATCGAGCACGCGCCCGGCGAGGTGGACGAGACACGCTACCAGACCGTGTTCAACAAGGTGCCGGGCGCCGTGGCGGCCCCCACCGCCGGCCTGCACTTCGATGAAGCGCTGCTGCAAAAGCTGCGCGACAAGGGCGTGAACTTCGCCTATGTCACGCTGCACGTGGGCGCCGGCACGTTCCAGCCGGTGCGCACCGAGAACCTGGCCGAGCACAAGATGCACACCGAGTGGTACACGATGCCACAAGCGACCGTGGATGCGGTGAAGGCCACGCGCGCCGCCGGCCGCGATGTGATCGCCGTCGGCACCACCAGCCTGCGCGCGCTCGAATCGGCGTCCCAGTCGGGCACGATCGAGGCGGGCAGCGCCGACACGGCGCTGTTCATCACGCCGGGCTATGCCTTCAAGTCCGTCACCCGGCTGATCACCAACTTCCACCTGCCGAAGTCCACGCTGCTGATGCTGGTCTCGGCCTTTGCCGGTTTCGACGAGATCCGCGCCGCCTATGCGCACGCGATCGCCAACGAATACCGCTTCTTCAGCTATGGCGATGCCATGCTGCTGACTACGCCCAACCGGGCATAA
- the tgt gene encoding tRNA guanosine(34) transglycosylase Tgt yields MLEFKLIKTDTTGLTKARRGTLKLNHGVVQTPIFMPVGTYGSVKAMSPIELKEIGAQIILGNTFHLWLRPGNTVMAKFGGLHKFMGWDKPILTDSGGFQVFSLGEMRKITEDGVHFNSPINGDKLFLSPEISMQIQRVLNSDIVMQFDECTPYEINGRPATLEEAAKSMRMSLRWAQRSMNEFKGGENPNALFGIVQGGMFESLRDESLAGLEEIDFPGLAIGGLSVGEPKEDMMRVLEHIGPRLPANKPHYLMGVGTPEDLVAGVSNGVDMFDCVMPTRNARNGWIFTRFGDIKIKNARYKEDTEPFDSTCSCYACRNFSRAYLHHLHRAQEILGARLNTIHNLHYYLDIMQQMRDALDEDRFPAWVKQFHADRARGI; encoded by the coding sequence ATGCTGGAATTTAAACTCATCAAGACCGATACGACCGGTCTGACGAAAGCGCGCCGCGGCACGCTGAAACTGAACCATGGCGTGGTGCAGACGCCGATCTTCATGCCTGTCGGTACCTATGGTTCCGTGAAGGCCATGTCGCCGATCGAACTGAAGGAAATCGGCGCCCAGATCATCCTGGGCAATACCTTCCACCTGTGGCTGCGCCCCGGCAATACCGTGATGGCCAAGTTCGGCGGCCTGCACAAGTTCATGGGCTGGGATAAACCCATCCTCACGGATTCCGGCGGTTTCCAGGTATTCTCGCTGGGCGAGATGCGCAAGATCACGGAAGATGGCGTGCATTTCAACTCGCCCATCAACGGCGACAAGCTGTTCCTGTCGCCCGAGATCTCGATGCAGATCCAGCGCGTGCTGAACTCCGACATCGTGATGCAGTTCGACGAGTGCACGCCGTATGAAATCAACGGCCGCCCGGCCACGCTGGAAGAGGCGGCGAAGTCGATGCGCATGTCGCTGCGCTGGGCGCAGCGCTCGATGAACGAATTCAAGGGGGGCGAGAACCCGAATGCGCTGTTCGGCATCGTCCAGGGTGGCATGTTCGAATCGCTGCGCGACGAATCGCTGGCCGGCCTGGAAGAGATCGATTTCCCGGGCCTGGCGATCGGCGGCCTGTCCGTCGGCGAGCCGAAGGAAGACATGATGCGCGTGCTCGAGCACATCGGCCCGCGCCTGCCGGCCAACAAGCCGCACTACCTGATGGGCGTAGGCACACCGGAAGACCTGGTGGCCGGCGTGAGCAACGGCGTGGACATGTTCGACTGCGTGATGCCCACCCGAAATGCCCGCAATGGCTGGATCTTCACCCGCTTCGGCGACATCAAGATCAAGAACGCGCGCTACAAGGAAGACACCGAGCCGTTCGACTCGACCTGCTCGTGCTACGCCTGCCGCAACTTCAGCCGCGCCTACCTGCACCACCTGCACCGCGCGCAGGAAATCCTGGGTGCCCGGCTGAACACGATCCACAACCTGCACTATTACCTGGACATCATGCAGCAGATGCGCGATGCGCTGGATGAAGATCGCTTCCCCGCGTGGGTGAAGCAGTTCCACGCCGACCGTGCCCGCGGAATTTAA
- the yajC gene encoding preprotein translocase subunit YajC, whose product MFISNAYAQTAGAADASMMGNLSTFVPLILMFVVMYFLMIRPQQKRAKEQKAMMDALAKGDEVVTVGGILGRVSRVTDAFVTVEVAPNTEIVVQKSAVTTLLPKGTLKGL is encoded by the coding sequence GTGTTCATTTCCAACGCTTATGCTCAAACCGCCGGCGCCGCCGATGCGTCGATGATGGGCAACCTGTCGACCTTCGTGCCACTGATCCTGATGTTCGTGGTCATGTATTTCCTGATGATCCGCCCGCAGCAGAAGCGCGCCAAGGAACAGAAAGCCATGATGGACGCGCTCGCCAAGGGCGATGAAGTCGTGACGGTCGGCGGTATCCTGGGCCGGGTGTCCCGCGTGACCGATGCCTTCGTGACGGTGGAAGTGGCACCGAACACGGAAATCGTGGTGCAGAAATCCGCGGTCACCACGCTGCTGCCGAAGGGCACGCTGAAGGGGCTGTAA
- the secD gene encoding protein translocase subunit SecD, whose amino-acid sequence MNRYPIWKYILIAIVVLLGALYTAPNYMGESPALQITSGKSTVKVGSDIVTRVEQLLAEAKLPTSGITFDAGSSSPSVRARFTDIDTQFKAKLALERGLNTDPEDPAYIVTNNLMANTPAWMQKLGAHPMYLGLDLRGGVHFLMQVDVKAALDKRIQGFQAAIRSELRDKNVRHAGIERSGDAIIVKFRDDATRQAARKALGEMNELQFADGTSGADLTLTASMKPAALKAAVDNGVKQNIATLSKRVNELGVSEPIIQQQGADRIVVQLPGVQDVARAKSIIGRTATLEVRLVDQTVPRGTELTAAIPFESELFTAGKNVPVVLKKDVIITGDFISSATATFDENQQPAVSLDLNGDGGRRMREATRDNVGKGMAIVLFEKKKPEVLSVATIQDELGSRFRITGMGSIENSTELALLLKSGALYAPMEVIEERLVGPQLGAENIAKGFNATMYGFLAIAVFMVIYYMMFGVFSVLALAVNLLLLVAILSLMGITLTLPGIAAIALALGMAIDANVLINERVREELRAGASPQAAISAGFDRAWATIFDSNVTTLIVALALLVFGSGAIRGFAIVHGLGILTSMFSAVFVSRGVVNLWYGRKKKLQSLSIGTVWVPKEAK is encoded by the coding sequence ATGAATCGTTATCCCATCTGGAAATACATCCTCATTGCCATCGTCGTGCTGCTGGGGGCACTGTACACGGCACCCAACTACATGGGCGAGTCGCCCGCGCTGCAGATCACCAGCGGTAAATCCACGGTGAAGGTGGGTAGCGATATCGTCACCCGCGTCGAGCAATTGCTGGCCGAGGCGAAGCTGCCCACGTCCGGCATCACGTTCGACGCGGGCTCGAGCAGCCCTTCCGTGCGCGCCCGCTTCACCGATATCGACACGCAGTTCAAGGCCAAGCTGGCCCTGGAACGCGGGCTCAATACCGATCCGGAAGATCCCGCCTATATCGTCACCAACAACCTGATGGCCAATACGCCGGCATGGATGCAGAAACTCGGCGCCCACCCGATGTACCTGGGCCTCGACCTGCGCGGTGGCGTCCACTTCCTGATGCAGGTGGATGTCAAGGCCGCGCTGGACAAGCGTATCCAGGGTTTCCAGGCCGCGATCCGCAGCGAACTGCGCGACAAGAACGTGCGCCACGCCGGCATCGAACGCTCGGGCGATGCGATCATCGTGAAATTCCGCGACGACGCCACCCGCCAGGCTGCCCGCAAGGCGCTGGGCGAGATGAACGAACTGCAGTTCGCCGACGGCACCAGCGGCGCCGACCTGACGCTGACCGCGTCGATGAAACCGGCCGCGCTGAAAGCCGCGGTGGACAACGGCGTGAAGCAGAACATCGCCACCCTGTCCAAGCGCGTCAATGAACTGGGTGTCTCCGAACCGATCATCCAGCAGCAGGGCGCGGACCGCATCGTCGTCCAGCTGCCGGGCGTGCAGGACGTGGCACGCGCCAAGTCGATCATCGGCCGTACCGCCACGCTGGAAGTGCGCCTGGTCGACCAGACCGTGCCGCGCGGCACCGAGCTGACGGCCGCGATCCCGTTTGAGTCGGAGCTGTTCACCGCCGGCAAGAACGTCCCGGTCGTCCTGAAGAAGGATGTGATCATCACCGGCGACTTCATCTCGTCCGCTACCGCCACGTTCGACGAGAACCAGCAGCCGGCCGTGTCGCTCGACCTGAACGGCGATGGCGGCCGCCGCATGCGCGAAGCCACCCGCGACAACGTGGGCAAGGGCATGGCCATCGTGCTGTTCGAGAAGAAAAAGCCGGAAGTGCTGTCGGTCGCCACGATCCAGGATGAACTGGGCAGCCGCTTCCGCATCACCGGCATGGGCAGCATCGAGAATTCCACCGAACTGGCGCTGCTGCTGAAGTCCGGCGCGCTGTATGCACCGATGGAAGTCATCGAGGAACGCCTGGTCGGCCCGCAACTGGGCGCCGAGAACATCGCGAAAGGCTTCAATGCCACGATGTACGGTTTCCTCGCGATCGCCGTGTTCATGGTCATCTACTACATGATGTTCGGTGTCTTCTCCGTGCTGGCGCTGGCCGTCAACCTGCTGCTGCTGGTGGCCATCCTGTCGCTGATGGGCATCACGCTGACCTTGCCGGGCATTGCCGCTATCGCGCTGGCGCTGGGCATGGCGATCGATGCGAACGTGCTGATCAACGAGCGGGTGCGCGAGGAGCTGCGCGCCGGCGCTTCGCCGCAGGCCGCGATCTCGGCCGGTTTCGACCGCGCCTGGGCAACCATCTTCGACTCGAACGTGACGACCCTCATCGTGGCGCTGGCGCTGCTGGTGTTCGGTTCGGGCGCCATCCGCGGCTTCGCGATCGTCCACGGCCTGGGCATCCTGACCTCGATGTTCTCCGCCGTCTTCGTGTCGCGCGGCGTGGTCAACCTGTGGTATGGCCGCAAGAAGAAACTGCAGTCGCTGTCGATCGGTACCGTCTGGGTACCGAAAGAAGCGAAGTAA